The sequence TTTTTAGACGATGGCGAACGCAAAATCATTCTCTTTTACGACCGCTGTAACACGCGCCAAATCGATTTTAGTGACATCAAAGACAGCTTCGTGAACCTTAATTCTCAACAAGAACTCCAACAATTTAAGCAGTAATCTATGAAGACGATTCGTAATACTCCCATCCTTGGCTTTGCTGCTTTTAGTGGCACCGGAAAAACCACCTTACTTGAGCAGATCATTCCAAAGTTGACTCAAGCAGGGCTAAAACTTGGCGTACTAAAACACGCGCATCACAATTTCGATATCGACCAACAAGGCAAGGACAGTTATCGCTTGCGTAAAGCGGGCGCGACACAAATGTATATTAGCTCGCGCTACCGTCATGCCATGATCACCGAAACCCCTGACGAAGAAGCGACTTTTGAAGAGTTGCTAGAACAATTTGATCACAAAAGCCTAGATGTGATTTTAATTGAGGGTTTTAAAAGCCAGTCATTTCCCAAAATTGAGCTGCGCCGTCAAGCGCTAGACAATCCGTGGATGCACCCGAACGACGACAATATCATTGCCGTTGCCACTGATATTGATACCGAAAAAGAACTCAGCAAGGGCTTTAACGCGGCGCTGCCTCAGTTTGATATCAACGATCTTGATGCAATAGCGAGCTTTATCATCCAAACCGTAGCGCCTTCCAAACAAAGTAACGCTGACGCCAATGCTGCTGCGCAATGTTGCGATACCCTATCACCGGCTTTTCTGTCGGTAGAGCAAGGGATTGAGCGCATCTTAAATGCGGTATCGCCACTGACTGAAAGCACAACAGTGGCAATTGACCACGCCTTACATCACGTATTAGCGCAAGACATTATATCGAGCATCAATGTGCCTCAGCACACTAACTCCGCAATGGATGGCTACGCGATTCGCGACCAAGATGTGGCGCTGGAAAGCTTTAAACTGGTTGGTGAAGTGATGGCAGGCCAAAGCTATCCATCTGAACTGAATGCCGGTGAAGCAGTAAAAATCATGACTGGCGCACCCGTGCCAAGTAATGGCACTACCGTCATCATGCGTGAGCAATCTGATACCTATGAAAAAGATGGACAACACTTCGTCACTTTTAACGGCGCATTAGTGAAAGCGGGACAAAATGTACGCTTAGCTGGAGAAGATCTTACCATTGGACAGGCCGTATTTAGCCAAGGCCAAAAAATTGGCGCCGCTGAAATGGGCATGATTGCCTCTCTTGGCATCAATGAATGTGCGGTGATGCGTAAGCTAAAAGTGGCAATTTTCTCTACCGGAGATGAGGTGCAGCACCCAAGCCAGCCGCAACAACAAAACTGTATCTATGATTCAAATCGTTACGCTTTGATGGGACTGCTCAGCCAACTTAATTGTGAAATTATCGATTTAGGCATTTTAGAAGACGATCATTTAGCGATTGAACACGCGGTCTCTAAAGCTGCTGTAAGTGCTGATATGGTGCTGACTACCGGCGGCGTGTCTGTGGGTGATGCCGACTACATCAAAGATGTTTTAGAACAAAACGGTAATATCGATTTTTGGCGCATCAATATGCGACCGGGTCGCCCTCTCGCCTTTGGCACTATCGGCGATACCCCTTTCTTCGGACTGCCGGGAAATCCTGTCGCCACTATGGTGTCCTTTATTAATTTTGTACGCCCCGCTATCCATAAAATGCAAGGTGAAAGCAACTGGCAACCGACCAAATTGCGTGCAATTGCCAGCGAAGCTTTGCGCTCTCGTCATGGTCGCACTGAGTTTACTCGCGGTATCTATCAGTTAAATGAGTTTGGGCAATTGGTGGTGTCGAGCACAGGAAAACAAGGCTCTGGCATTTTACGCTCGATGAGCGAAGCGAACTGTTTGATTGAAATTGATCCGCTATACGCCAAAGTTGAGCCGGGTGAGTTAGTCACCATCATTCCGCTTAATATCTAGAGTATTAGCTAACGGTTTATGGGGCTCTATTGTTAGAGCCCTTTTTTATTGTGCTCAATTTCTAACAATATAAGGATCATAAACATACACTGGCGGTTCTCGATGGGATTCAATACAATCAGCTAAAACCGCATATTCACGCGCCAACGTACATAAATAGGTAGACCTTATCCCATGAGCAGCG is a genomic window of Vibrio neonatus containing:
- a CDS encoding bifunctional molybdopterin-guanine dinucleotide biosynthesis adaptor protein MobB/molybdopterin molybdotransferase MoeA — translated: MKTIRNTPILGFAAFSGTGKTTLLEQIIPKLTQAGLKLGVLKHAHHNFDIDQQGKDSYRLRKAGATQMYISSRYRHAMITETPDEEATFEELLEQFDHKSLDVILIEGFKSQSFPKIELRRQALDNPWMHPNDDNIIAVATDIDTEKELSKGFNAALPQFDINDLDAIASFIIQTVAPSKQSNADANAAAQCCDTLSPAFLSVEQGIERILNAVSPLTESTTVAIDHALHHVLAQDIISSINVPQHTNSAMDGYAIRDQDVALESFKLVGEVMAGQSYPSELNAGEAVKIMTGAPVPSNGTTVIMREQSDTYEKDGQHFVTFNGALVKAGQNVRLAGEDLTIGQAVFSQGQKIGAAEMGMIASLGINECAVMRKLKVAIFSTGDEVQHPSQPQQQNCIYDSNRYALMGLLSQLNCEIIDLGILEDDHLAIEHAVSKAAVSADMVLTTGGVSVGDADYIKDVLEQNGNIDFWRINMRPGRPLAFGTIGDTPFFGLPGNPVATMVSFINFVRPAIHKMQGESNWQPTKLRAIASEALRSRHGRTEFTRGIYQLNEFGQLVVSSTGKQGSGILRSMSEANCLIEIDPLYAKVEPGELVTIIPLNI